In one Lycium barbarum isolate Lr01 chromosome 7, ASM1917538v2, whole genome shotgun sequence genomic region, the following are encoded:
- the LOC132601972 gene encoding putative disease resistance protein RGA3: MGGTRERDMLHGNGETLSGTSSGNKALSEAAAESKDHRKSGTTIQFLETVQRSDNSSTLGITYMGGHGCASYWKSCHQKPVPLLLQNQQTVKDDDSLISETTYWGEHNCFRPLKWCYSRPPSLLMQNPQTLKITRIFRGVYILFIAIKAMASNRTLEQEGLDNSFEGANISQHLKLEELSDRLSYFCSLWPHNFEFHKDKCLQLWVAQGFFDFEFGRRIEVVANEHFEDVLKKNVIVQSRFCMATGMMMYVVNTVVSSSSSLWVREDKLQHLFLPPEKFEEVSFGTLEKLNQLRTLILFCQHGNSIKRVPSDFFLKLPHLRILDLQATNISLLPYSIGHLLSLRYLDVSKTRIKYLPETIGSLRYLQILKLQSCSNFYKLPECTNKLTSLRHLDLNIVGRLTSMPVGMGNLTSLQTLKDFTVGKEKGYGARELKHLNDLCGSFRISSVEEAREAEMNKKHLNELELQWEQYPDDFISVEDILECLQPHVSLKELTISFYSGFRFPTWMSNSYLYNIVSITLVECKSCSDLPSLGGLQSLKSLLFVRMYGVRSIDRHFCRYWGRQIGPAFSKLEKIKVEGIPKLEKWTGVENGDFPCLLELTVSCCPKLITIPVLSLSSLKTLTIFRCEDLQSLPKGRLSFPKGRLSSKLKDLYIANCPPVTNRCLKPQGEDWFKIQHIPSIIIDHEEMAMDPNH, from the exons ATGGGAGGGACACGAGAAAGAGATATGCTCCATGGCAATGGTGAGACACTTTCCGGAACCTCCAGTGGAAATAAAGCATTGTCTGAAGCTGCAGCGGAATCCAAAGATCATCGAAAGAG TGGTACAACGATTCAATTTCTTGAGACTGTTCAAAGGTCTGATAATTCTTCAACATTGGGGATCACTTACATGGGAGGGCATGGCTGTGCCAGTTACTGGAAATCTTGTCATCAGAAACCCGTTCCTCTTCTTCTGCAAAACCAGCAAACAGTGAAG GATGATGATTCTTTAATATCTGAGACCACTTACTGGGGAGAGCACAATTGCTTTAGACCCTTGAAATGGTGCTATTCGAGACCTCCTTCTCTTCTCATGCAAAACCCGCAAACACTGAAG ATTACCAGAATATTTCGAGGAGTTTACATACTTTTTATAGCAATTAAGGCAATGGCAAGTAATAGAACATTGGAACAGGAGGGATTGGACAACAGTTTTGAAGGGGCCAACATATCCCAACATTTAAAATTGGAGGAGCTTTCTGATCGCTTAAGTTATTTTTGCTCTCTCTGGCCTCATAATTTTGAGTTTCACAAGGATAAATGTCTCCAGCTATGGGTTGCACAAGGATTTTTTGATTTTGAGTTTGGACGGAGAATAGAGGTTGTGGCGAATGAACATTTCGAAGACGTGCTTAAGAAGAATGTCATAGTGCAATCTAGATTTTGCATGGCCACAGGAATGATGATGTACGTAGTTAATACTGTTGTGTCCTCAAGTTCATCCTTGTGGGTACGAGAAGATAAATTGCAGCATTTGTTCTTACCCCCTGAGAAATTTGAGGAAGTCAGTTTTGGAACTCTTGAAAAACTCAACCAGTTGCGCACTCTGATATTGTTCTGTCAGCATGGTAATTCCATCAAGCGAGTACCTTCTGATTTCTTCCTCAAGCTGCCACACTTGAGAATTTTGGATTTGCAGGCAACTAACATATCTTTGTTGCCTTATTCTATTGGTCATTTGTTATCTTTGCGTTATCTTGATGTCTCGAAGACACGTATAAAGTACCTTCCTGAAACTATAGGTAGTCTTCGGTATTTACAGATATTAAAGCTGCAGAGTTGTTCTAATTTTTATAAATTACCAGAGTGCACCAACAAGTTGACTAGTTTGCGCCATTTGGATCTTAACATTGTTGGCCGACTAACTTCAATGCCAGTTGGAATGGGTAATCTAACCAGCCTTCAGACACTAAAAGACTTCACTGTTGGCAAGGAAAAAGGCTACGGTGCGAGAGAGTTGAAGCATCTCAATGATCTTTGTGGGTCGTTTCGGATTTCAAGTGTAGAGGAGGCTAGAGAAGCTGAGATGAACAAGAAACATCTCAATGAGTTGGAATTGCAATGGGAACAATATCCAGATGATTTCATTTCAGTTGAGGATATATTGGAATGTCTCCAGCCCCATGTGAGCCTCAAAGAGTTGACAATATCTTTCTACAGTGGCTTTAGATTTCCTACATGGATGAGTAACTCGTATTTGTACAACATTGTGAGCATTACTCTCGTTGAATGTAAAAGTTGTAGCGACTTGCCATCGCTTGGAGGTCTACAGTCACTAAAGTCTCTTCTCTTTGTTCGCATGTATGGGGTAAGGTCTATTGATCGTCACTTTTGCAGATATTGGGGGAGGCAAATAGGACCTGCATTCTCAAAGCTTGAAAAAATTAAAGTTGAGGGAATACCGAAACTTGAAAAATGGACAGGCGTGGAGAATGGGGACTTTCCATGTCTCCTTGAGTTAACAGTGAGTTGTTGCCCTAAACTTATTACAATTCCTGTGCTTTCACTTAGCTCTCTCAAGACATTGACAATTTTTAGATGTGAGGACCTTCAGTCACTTCCTAAGGGAAGACTTTCATTTCCTAAGGGAAGACTTTCATCAAAGCTGAAAGATCTTTACATAGCAAATTGCCCACCAGTAACGAACCGTTGCCTTAAACCTCAAGGTGAGGATTGGTTTAAGATTCAACACATACCTTCAATCATCATTGATCATGAAGAGATGGCTATGGATCCAAATCACTAA